The following are encoded together in the Desulforegula conservatrix Mb1Pa genome:
- a CDS encoding saccharopine dehydrogenase family protein — translation MSRVLIIGAGGVGQVVTHKCAQVPEVFTEICLASRTVSKCEKIAAQLKRPIRTEKLDADNVAETVALIKSFKPDLVINVALPYQDLAIMDACLETGVDYLDTANYEPPDEAKFCYRWQWEYQERFKEKGIMALLGSGFDPGVTNVFTAYAAKHHFDEIHELDIIDCNAGDHGQPFATNFNPEINIREVTAKGKYYEDGNWIEIDPMSISDTYDFPEGIGPKKIYLLYHEELESLVKFFPSIKRARFWMTFSDNYLKHLEVLQNVGMTRIDPVNYNGQEIIPLQFLKALLPDPGSLGPLTKGRTCIGCLIKGVKDGKEKTYFIYNICDHAKCYEEVGSQAISYTTGVPAMIGGMMMLTGKWRGKGVFNMEQMDPDPYMEKLNIHGLPWTEVFL, via the coding sequence ATGTCCCGCGTGCTTATAATTGGTGCAGGAGGCGTTGGTCAGGTCGTAACGCACAAATGCGCCCAGGTCCCTGAGGTTTTCACCGAAATCTGCCTTGCGAGCAGAACGGTATCAAAATGTGAAAAAATTGCGGCCCAGCTCAAGCGCCCGATAAGAACGGAAAAGCTTGATGCGGACAATGTGGCTGAAACAGTTGCGCTTATAAAAAGCTTTAAGCCGGATCTTGTGATAAACGTGGCTCTTCCTTATCAGGATCTTGCCATTATGGACGCATGTCTTGAAACAGGCGTTGATTATCTTGATACAGCCAATTACGAGCCGCCGGACGAGGCAAAATTCTGCTACAGATGGCAATGGGAATACCAGGAAAGATTCAAAGAAAAAGGCATAATGGCTCTCCTTGGAAGCGGATTTGATCCTGGAGTAACCAATGTGTTCACTGCGTATGCGGCAAAACATCATTTTGACGAAATCCATGAACTGGACATCATTGACTGCAATGCAGGAGATCATGGTCAGCCATTTGCCACAAACTTCAATCCTGAAATAAACATCAGGGAAGTCACGGCCAAGGGTAAGTATTATGAAGACGGTAACTGGATAGAGATCGATCCGATGTCCATTTCAGACACCTATGATTTTCCTGAAGGCATAGGCCCCAAAAAGATTTATCTCCTTTATCATGAAGAACTTGAGTCTCTGGTTAAATTTTTTCCAAGCATCAAAAGGGCGAGATTCTGGATGACCTTTTCCGATAACTATCTCAAGCATCTTGAGGTTCTTCAGAATGTAGGAATGACCAGAATAGATCCTGTAAATTACAATGGTCAGGAAATAATTCCGCTCCAGTTTCTGAAGGCTCTTCTTCCTGATCCAGGATCACTTGGGCCGCTCACAAAAGGCAGGACGTGCATCGGTTGCCTCATTAAAGGCGTGAAAGACGGAAAAGAAAAAACATATTTTATTTACAACATCTGCGATCATGCAAAATGCTACGAGGAAGTCGGTTCCCAGGCCATCTCATACACAACCGGCGTTCCTGCCATGATAGGCGGCATGATGATGCTGACAGGCAAATGGCGCGGCAAAGGCGTATTCAACATGGAACAGATGGATCCTGATCCATACATGGAAAAACTTAATATACACGGATTACCATGGACAGAAGTATTCCTGTAG
- the nspC gene encoding carboxynorspermidine decarboxylase, with the protein MDRSIPVGLDPKRVQTPCFVVDESLIRRNLEALAAVRARTGCSILLALKGFAMFSLFPVINKVLQGTCSSSPHEARLGREEFGGEVHAYAAAFSESDVRELVTLADHMVFNSFNQWKRFRPIVESCGRHISCGIRVNPEKSVGHTEIYDPCAKGSRLGVRFSEFEPDSLDGIDGLHFHALCEQNSTDLEMVLDAFEEKFGKFLKGMKWVNFGGGHHITRPDYDVDRLCSLIERVQSRYGVQVYLEPGEAVALDTGALVATVLDVIKGSDTDIAILDTSAACHMPDVLEMPYRPRIVGAGEIKEKKYDYRLGGLSCLAGDIIGEYSFDEPLEIGSKLMFLDMGHYSMVKTNTFNGIKLPSIAIFRPEKDELEIVRTFGYEDFKSRLS; encoded by the coding sequence ATGGACAGAAGTATTCCTGTAGGACTTGACCCTAAAAGGGTTCAAACTCCATGTTTTGTTGTTGATGAAAGCCTGATCAGGCGCAATCTCGAGGCTCTGGCTGCTGTCAGGGCCAGAACAGGCTGCAGTATTCTGCTTGCGCTCAAGGGCTTTGCCATGTTCAGCCTTTTTCCTGTAATAAACAAGGTATTGCAAGGAACATGCTCAAGTTCTCCGCATGAGGCGAGACTTGGCAGGGAAGAATTTGGCGGCGAGGTTCATGCTTATGCAGCTGCTTTCAGCGAATCCGACGTAAGAGAGCTTGTGACCCTCGCAGATCACATGGTTTTTAATTCATTTAACCAATGGAAGCGTTTCAGGCCGATCGTAGAGTCCTGCGGGCGGCATATAAGCTGCGGAATCAGGGTCAATCCTGAAAAATCCGTTGGCCATACTGAGATATATGACCCTTGCGCCAAGGGAAGCAGGCTTGGTGTGAGATTTTCTGAATTTGAGCCTGATTCCCTCGATGGAATAGATGGTCTTCATTTTCATGCTTTATGCGAGCAGAATTCCACTGATCTTGAAATGGTTCTTGATGCTTTTGAGGAAAAGTTCGGCAAGTTTCTCAAAGGCATGAAATGGGTCAATTTTGGCGGAGGCCATCACATAACAAGACCTGACTATGACGTGGACAGGCTCTGCTCTCTGATTGAGCGAGTCCAGTCCAGATATGGAGTTCAGGTCTATCTGGAGCCTGGAGAAGCTGTCGCGCTTGACACTGGGGCGCTTGTAGCGACTGTTCTTGATGTTATTAAAGGCAGCGACACGGACATAGCCATACTCGACACTTCTGCCGCCTGTCATATGCCTGACGTCCTTGAGATGCCATACAGGCCAAGAATAGTCGGAGCAGGAGAGATCAAGGAAAAGAAATACGACTACAGGCTGGGCGGGCTATCATGCCTTGCCGGAGACATAATCGGTGAGTATTCATTTGACGAGCCGCTTGAGATTGGCTCAAAGCTGATGTTTCTGGATATGGGACATTATTCCATGGTCAAGACAAATACCTTTAACGGAATAAAGCTGCCTTCCATAGCTATTTTCAGACCAGAAAAGGATGAACTGGAAATTGTCAGAACGTTCGGCTACGAGGATTTTAAAAGCAGGCTTTCCTGA
- the queD gene encoding 6-carboxytetrahydropterin synthase QueD has translation MSFFELKVTGSFAAAHKLQMVAKKCENLHGHNWKVEACVKGSGLSNAGVLIDFGILKKYLRAILEELDHKYLNELTPFLENNSSSERICIYIAEELQKRIEEPGVKVSRITVWESDDACATYFTET, from the coding sequence ATGTCTTTTTTTGAATTAAAAGTAACAGGAAGCTTTGCAGCTGCCCACAAACTCCAGATGGTGGCAAAAAAATGCGAGAATCTTCACGGCCATAACTGGAAGGTTGAGGCATGCGTAAAAGGCAGTGGTCTGAGCAACGCCGGAGTTCTCATAGATTTCGGCATTCTTAAAAAATATCTCAGGGCAATTCTTGAGGAACTTGACCATAAATATCTCAATGAACTGACTCCTTTTCTTGAAAACAATTCTTCATCAGAGAGAATCTGCATATACATTGCTGAAGAGCTTCAGAAAAGGATTGAGGAGCCGGGTGTTAAGGTTTCAAGAATAACTGTGTGGGAATCCGATGATGCCTGCGCCACTTATTTTACAGAAACATAA
- the dnaJ gene encoding molecular chaperone DnaJ encodes MTEKRDYYEILGASKSADANEIKSKYRQLAIKYHPDKNPDDKEAEDRFKEATEAYEVLSDPKKRQIYDQYGHSGLEGSGFSGASNFEDVFSGFGDIFEDIFGFSGGGGRRGKARARKGADLKYEITLEFSEAIFGTEKEMDIEKAVTCPTCAGTGAEPGTSAERCQHCKGTGQYSQSQGFFTVRTTCPYCRGAGQTIKSPCSTCRGRAQITQKKTVSLKVPAGVDNGSRLRLTGEGESSPNGGPPGDLYVFLKVKPHEFFHRQENDLICVMEISFVQAALGDKITVPTIDGEETLKIPKGTQYGESFKFKGKGAPSLRTGYRGDQIIKIDIKTPVNMSKKQEELLKQFDSLAEESFTNKLKNFLGL; translated from the coding sequence ATGACTGAAAAACGCGATTACTATGAAATCCTGGGTGCTTCCAAGAGCGCAGACGCGAATGAAATCAAATCTAAATACAGACAGCTCGCCATAAAATATCATCCGGACAAGAACCCGGATGACAAGGAAGCTGAAGACAGATTCAAAGAAGCGACAGAAGCATACGAGGTTCTGTCTGATCCCAAAAAACGCCAGATTTATGATCAGTATGGTCATTCCGGACTTGAGGGAAGCGGTTTTTCAGGAGCGTCAAATTTTGAAGACGTTTTTTCAGGTTTTGGCGATATTTTTGAAGATATATTCGGCTTCAGCGGAGGCGGCGGAAGGCGCGGCAAGGCCAGGGCAAGAAAAGGCGCGGATCTCAAATATGAAATCACCCTTGAGTTTTCTGAAGCCATTTTTGGCACAGAGAAAGAAATGGACATTGAAAAAGCAGTAACATGTCCAACATGCGCCGGAACAGGAGCCGAACCAGGAACATCCGCAGAAAGATGTCAGCATTGCAAGGGAACAGGCCAGTATTCCCAGAGCCAGGGCTTCTTCACAGTCCGCACCACCTGTCCATACTGTAGGGGCGCTGGCCAGACAATCAAATCTCCGTGCTCGACATGCCGTGGAAGAGCCCAGATTACCCAGAAAAAAACAGTATCCCTCAAAGTGCCTGCCGGAGTTGATAACGGCTCAAGGCTAAGGCTTACCGGCGAAGGCGAATCAAGCCCCAATGGGGGACCTCCTGGCGATCTGTATGTATTCTTGAAAGTCAAGCCCCATGAATTTTTCCACAGACAGGAAAACGACCTGATCTGTGTAATGGAAATATCTTTTGTGCAGGCAGCCTTGGGTGATAAAATCACAGTTCCCACAATTGATGGTGAAGAAACCCTTAAGATTCCCAAAGGCACGCAGTACGGAGAATCTTTCAAATTCAAGGGCAAGGGAGCTCCGTCACTCAGAACAGGCTACAGGGGTGACCAGATCATTAAAATTGACATAAAAACTCCTGTCAATATGAGTAAAAAACAGGAGGAACTACTTAAGCAATTTGACAGCCTTGCCGAAGAATCATTCACGAACAAACTGAAAAATTTCCTAGGATTATAA
- the ubiE gene encoding bifunctional demethylmenaquinone methyltransferase/2-methoxy-6-polyprenyl-1,4-benzoquinol methylase UbiE, producing the protein MKNAELPFIKDMFNNIAPMYDFLNRLLSLKRDVKWRRKMVASLDTPHGGASFLDVACGTGDVLFEIYRQKGISSKVTGLDFSKNMLDISNDKIRKSAYGKTSLICGNALTLPFADGEFDGLTIAFGIRNIIDKKTALLEFFRCLKPGGSLAILELTAPENVFLHHLYMLYFEKVLPEIGGFFSKNIDAYSYLPQSVLKFPKNSEFAATIENSGFEKVCWEQLTLGVCTLFKARKPL; encoded by the coding sequence ATGAAGAATGCCGAGTTACCATTTATAAAAGATATGTTCAACAATATTGCTCCGATGTATGATTTTCTGAACAGGCTGCTGTCACTCAAGCGTGATGTGAAATGGCGCCGGAAAATGGTAGCGTCCCTTGATACTCCTCATGGAGGAGCCTCTTTTCTGGATGTTGCCTGCGGAACCGGAGATGTTCTTTTTGAGATTTACAGGCAGAAAGGGATATCGTCTAAGGTTACGGGTCTTGATTTTTCAAAAAACATGCTTGATATTTCAAATGACAAGATCCGCAAATCAGCTTACGGAAAAACTTCCCTCATATGCGGCAACGCATTGACCCTGCCATTTGCGGACGGAGAATTCGACGGCCTGACTATAGCATTCGGCATTAGAAACATAATAGACAAGAAAACAGCCCTGCTGGAATTTTTCAGATGTCTGAAACCAGGAGGCAGCCTTGCAATTCTTGAACTGACAGCGCCTGAGAATGTTTTTCTGCACCATCTTTATATGCTTTATTTTGAGAAGGTGTTGCCTGAAATCGGCGGATTTTTTTCAAAAAATATAGATGCTTATTCTTATCTGCCCCAATCTGTGCTAAAATTTCCAAAAAACAGTGAATTCGCCGCCACCATTGAAAACTCAGGCTTTGAAAAAGTCTGCTGGGAGCAACTGACACTCGGAGTCTGTACTCTTTTCAAAGCACGAAAACCTCTTTAG
- the nadB gene encoding L-aspartate oxidase, with the protein MRSNTDFLVIGSGVAGLFYALKAAEHGNVSIITKKNIKDSNTLHAQGGIASVFDLEDSFELHIRDTIEAGCGLTDKDAATLVVKNGPARIRELISLGVKFDTKPFSESENEAEFSLDLGLEGGHSRKRIVHALDMTGHELETVLSKLVKTHPRIKVFENHLALDFITDSKESHGMISCNGVIALDSTSLEIKSFLSKITVLAAGGSGSVYPYTSNPDIATGDGIAMGYRAGASVANLEFMQFHPTCMCNSDGRCFLISEAVRGEGGILKDSSGNPFMHKYSPLKDLACRDIVARAIHSELKNGEKIFLDISFKDPGFVKKRFPNLYKKCLEMGFDMTKEPIPVVPAAHYMCGGVITDRKGQTDIKRLYVIGEAACTGLHGANRLASNSLLEALVYAHEADLSACEEAEKIKAGSLLHDALERFERKNMRHAEITEVERIKTAIKDTMWNYAGIVRSDKGLAEGLKIIRGLRKQATELFDTKAINSHTAELRSIAEISEMIMTSAAMRKESRGLHFNQDHPEKDDSLKKNTILRKSCC; encoded by the coding sequence ATGCGTTCAAATACTGATTTTCTTGTAATAGGAAGCGGAGTGGCAGGGCTTTTCTATGCCCTTAAAGCGGCTGAGCATGGAAATGTTTCCATAATCACGAAAAAGAATATCAAGGACAGCAACACCCTGCATGCCCAGGGAGGAATAGCATCTGTCTTTGATCTTGAGGATTCTTTCGAACTGCATATCAGGGACACGATTGAAGCAGGGTGCGGCCTTACTGACAAGGATGCCGCAACACTAGTTGTAAAAAACGGGCCTGCAAGAATAAGAGAGCTAATCAGCCTTGGAGTAAAATTCGATACCAAGCCTTTTTCAGAAAGCGAAAACGAGGCTGAATTCAGTCTTGATCTTGGTCTTGAGGGAGGTCACTCCAGAAAAAGAATAGTCCATGCCCTTGATATGACAGGCCATGAACTCGAAACAGTCCTATCTAAACTTGTGAAAACCCACCCGAGGATAAAAGTGTTTGAAAATCACCTTGCCCTTGATTTCATAACAGATTCAAAAGAAAGTCATGGGATGATATCCTGTAACGGAGTCATTGCCCTTGATTCGACAAGCCTTGAAATTAAATCCTTTTTATCAAAAATCACCGTTCTTGCGGCAGGCGGATCTGGAAGCGTTTATCCATACACAAGCAATCCTGATATAGCAACTGGCGACGGCATTGCCATGGGTTACAGGGCCGGAGCAAGTGTTGCGAACCTCGAGTTCATGCAGTTTCATCCTACATGCATGTGCAACAGCGATGGCCGCTGTTTTCTTATTTCAGAAGCAGTAAGGGGAGAAGGCGGAATTCTGAAAGACTCATCTGGCAACCCGTTCATGCACAAATACAGTCCTTTGAAAGATCTTGCTTGCAGGGATATTGTAGCCAGGGCAATCCATTCCGAGCTGAAAAACGGCGAGAAAATTTTTCTGGACATTTCTTTCAAAGATCCCGGATTCGTCAAAAAGCGTTTCCCGAATTTATACAAAAAATGCCTTGAAATGGGCTTTGATATGACAAAAGAACCTATTCCTGTGGTTCCGGCCGCTCACTATATGTGCGGAGGAGTTATCACAGACAGGAAAGGACAGACAGACATAAAAAGACTTTACGTCATAGGAGAAGCCGCCTGCACAGGTCTGCACGGAGCAAACCGCCTTGCCAGCAACTCCCTTCTTGAGGCACTTGTTTATGCCCATGAAGCGGATCTGTCCGCATGTGAGGAAGCTGAAAAAATTAAGGCAGGAAGCCTGCTGCATGATGCTCTGGAACGATTTGAAAGAAAAAATATGAGACACGCAGAAATTACCGAAGTGGAAAGAATAAAAACGGCCATAAAGGACACAATGTGGAATTATGCCGGGATTGTGCGATCTGACAAGGGACTGGCAGAAGGACTTAAAATAATCAGGGGTTTAAGAAAGCAGGCAACGGAGCTTTTTGATACAAAAGCAATAAATTCCCACACTGCCGAACTAAGGAGCATAGCTGAAATTTCAGAGATGATAATGACTTCGGCAGCAATGAGAAAGGAAAGCAGAGGACTCCATTTTAATCAGGATCATCCAGAAAAAGATGATTCACTAAAGAAAAACACAATTCTCAGGAAAAGCTGCTGCTGA
- a CDS encoding TIGR04211 family SH3 domain-containing protein, protein MRTAIAAATIFMLVSGNMALASYTVKTTSDVNLRSGKGTESQAIAVVRSGKQLNVIEDGEIWVKVSDSDGKQGWINKKFLTKTKGTPEVKKEEKEENQQAETVTPPPQKESVPAPADASKAVEALNPEQEIQSLRLQLDEVTMQLEALKKETSDCQTIKPEHEKALAEIDNLNKTIDEMDKKIVAKGVRWFLAGAAVLLLGWFLGINTRHKSRYY, encoded by the coding sequence ATGAGAACGGCAATAGCTGCGGCGACAATTTTTATGCTTGTATCAGGCAATATGGCGCTGGCATCGTATACTGTAAAAACAACTTCTGATGTCAATCTAAGATCAGGAAAAGGTACTGAAAGCCAGGCCATTGCGGTTGTAAGATCAGGCAAACAGCTTAACGTGATTGAAGATGGAGAAATTTGGGTAAAGGTATCTGATTCCGATGGGAAACAGGGCTGGATCAATAAAAAATTCCTGACAAAAACCAAAGGCACACCAGAGGTCAAGAAAGAGGAAAAAGAAGAAAACCAACAAGCAGAAACCGTGACACCTCCTCCTCAAAAGGAATCTGTTCCTGCGCCTGCTGATGCGTCAAAAGCTGTCGAAGCCCTTAATCCCGAACAGGAAATCCAGAGCCTCAGATTACAGCTTGATGAAGTTACGATGCAGCTTGAGGCATTAAAGAAAGAAACCTCGGATTGCCAGACTATAAAACCGGAACATGAAAAAGCCCTTGCAGAGATAGATAATCTGAATAAAACCATTGACGAAATGGATAAAAAAATAGTCGCCAAGGGTGTAAGATGGTTTCTGGCGGGTGCTGCGGTGCTCCTTCTCGGTTGGTTTCTCGGAATTAATACAAGGCACAAAAGCCGATATTACTAG